Proteins encoded together in one Mus musculus strain C57BL/6J chromosome 16, GRCm38.p6 C57BL/6J window:
- the Myh11 gene encoding myosin-11 isoform X3, translated as MDGKQACILMIKALELDPNLYRIGQSKIFFRTGVLAHLEEERDLKITDVIMAFQAMCRGYLARKAFTKRQQQLTAMKVIQRNCAAYLKLRNWQWWRLFTKVKPLLQVTRQEEEMQAKEEEMQKIKERQQKAETELKELEQKHTQLAEEKTLLQEQLQAETELYAEAEEMRVRLAAKKQELEEILHEMEARLEEEEDRGQQLQAERKKMAQQMLDLEEQLEEEEAARQKLQLEKVTAEAKIKKLEDDILVMDDQNSKLSKERKLLEERVSDLTTNLAEEEEKAKNLTKLKSKHESMISELEVRLKKEEKSRQELEKLKRKLEGDASDFHEQIADLQAQIAELKMQLAKKEEELQAALARLDEEIAQKNNALKKIRELEGHISDLQEDLDSERAARNKAEKQKRDLGEELEALKTELEDTLDSTATQQELRAKREQEVTVLKKALDEETRSHEAQVQEMRQKHTQAVEELTEQLEQFKRAKANLDKSKQTLEKENADLAGELRVLGQAKQEVEHKKKKLEVQLQDLQSKCSDGERARAELSDKVHKLQNEVESVTGMLNEAEGKAIKLAKDVASLGSQLQDTQELLQEETRQKLNVSTKLRQLEDERNSLQDQLDEEMEAKQNLERHVSTLNIQLSDSKKKLQDFASTIEVMEEGKKRLQKEMEGLSQQYEEKAAAYDKLEKTKNRLQQELDDLVVDLDNQRQLVSNLEKKQKKFDQLLAEEKNISSKYADERDRAEAEAREKETKALSLARALEEALEAKEELERTNKMLKAEMEDLVSSKDDVGKNVHELEKSKRALETQMEEMKTQLEELEDELQATEDAKLRLEVNMQALKGQFERDLQARDEQNEEKRRQLQRQLHEYETELEDERKQRALAAAAKKKLEGDLKDLELQADSAIKGREEAIKQLRKLQAQMKDFQRELDDARASRDEIFATSKENEKKAKSLEADLMQLQEDLAAAERARKQADLEKEELAEELASSLSGRNTLQDEKRRLEARIAQLEEELEEEQGNMEAMSDRVRKATLQAEQLSNELATERSTAQKNESARQQLERQNKELRSKLQEVEGAVKAKLKSTVAALEAKIAQLEEQVEQEAREKQAATKSLKQKDKKLKEVLLQVEDERKMAEQYKEQAEKGNTKVKQLKRQLEEAEEESQRINANRRKLQRELDEATESNEAMGREVNALKSKLRRGNEASFVPSRRAGGRRVIENTDGSEEEMDARDSDFNGTKASE; from the exons ATGGATGGAAAGCAAGCCTGCATTCTCATG aTCAAAGCCCTCGAACTTGACCCTAACCTGTACAGGATTGGGCAGAGCAAAATCTTCTTCCGAACGGGGGTCCTGGCCCACCTAGAGGAGGAACGAGACCTGAAAATTACTGATGTCATCATGGCCTTCCAGGCAATGTGTCGTGGCTACCTTGCCAGAAA GGCCTTCACCAAGAGGCAGCAACAGCTGACAGCCATGAAGGTGATCCAGAGGAACTGCGCTGCCTACCTTAAGCTCCGCAACTGGCAATGGTGGCGGCTCTTCACCAAA gtaaagccATTGCTCCAGGTGACACGGCAGGAGGAGGAGATGCAGGCCAAGGAGGAGGAGATGCAAAAGATCAAGGAGCGGCAGCAGAAGGCAGAGACTGAGTTGAAGGAGCTGGAGCAGAAGCACACTCAG CTGGCTGAGGAGAAGACTCTGCTGCAGGAGCAGttgcaggcagagacagagctgTATGCTGAGGCTGAGGAGATGCGGGTCCGGTTGGCAGCCAAGAAGCAGGAACTGGAGGAGATCCTACATGAGATGGAGGCCCgcctggaggaagaggaagaccgGGGCCAGCAACTACAGGCTGAGAggaagaagatggctcagcagatgctA GACCTGGAGGAGcaactggaggaggaagaggccgcCAGACAGAAACTACAGCTAGAGAAGGTCACGGCTGAGGCCAAGATCAAGAAACTGGAGGATGACATCTTGGTTATGGATGATCAGAACAGTAAACTTTCAAAA GAACGAAAACTCCTTGAAGAGAGGGTCAGCGACTTGACAACCAACctagcagaagaggaagaaaaggctaAAAACCTCACAAAGCTGAAGAGCAAGCATGAGTCTATGATCTCAGAGCTGGAGG TGAGgctgaagaaagaggagaagagccGGCAGGAGCTGGAGAAACTCAAGAGGAAACTGGAGGGTGATGCCAGTGACTTCCATGAGCAGATCGCTGACTTGCAGGCCCAGATTGCAGAGCTCAAGATGCAGCTggcaaagaaagaggaagagctaCAGGCAGCTCTAGCCAG GCTTGATGAAGAGATCGCCCAGAAAAACAATGCCCTAAAGAAGATTCGCGAGCTAGAGGGCCATATCTCAGACCTACAAGAGGACCTAGACTCAGAGCGGGCTGCCAGGAACAAGGCCGAGAAGCAGAAGCGAGACCTGGGGGAGGAGCTGGAGGCACTCAAGACGGAGCTGGAGGATACGCTGGACAGCACAGCTACCCAGCAGGAGCTCAG AGCCAAGAGGGAACAGGAGGTGACAGTGCTGAAGAAGGCCCTGGATGAGGAGACGCGGTCCCATGAGGCCCAGGTCCAGGAGATGAGGCAGAAGCACACACAGGCAGTGGAGGAACTCACAGAGCAGCTGGAGCAGTTCAAAAGG GCCAAGGCAAACCTGGACAAAAGCAAGCAGACACTGGAGAAGGAGAACGCGGACCTGGCTGGGGAGCTGCGTGTCCTGGGCCAGGCGAAGCAGGAGGTGGAACACAAGAAGAAGAAGCTGGAGGTGCAGCTGCAGGATCTGCAGTCCAAGTGCAGTGATGGGGAGCGTGCCCGGGCTGAGCTCAGTGACAAGGTCCACAAGCTACAG AATGAAGTGGAGAGTGTCACTGGCATGCTCAATGAGGCAGAGGGCAAAGCCATCAAACTGGCCAAAGATGTGGCTTCCCTTGGATCCCAGCTTCAGGACACCCAA GAGCTGCTCCAAGAAGAAACCCGGCAGAAGCTCAATGTGTCTACCAAGCTGCGTCAGTTGGAAGATGAAAGGAACAGCCTGCAGGACCAGCTGGATGAGGAGATGGAGGCTAAGCAAAACCTGGAGCGCCATGTCTCAACACTGAACATTCAG CTCTCAGACTCTAAGAAGAAGCTGCAGGACTTTGCAAGTACCATCGAGGTcatggaggaggggaagaagaggttACAGAAAGAGATGGAGGGCCTCAGCCAGCAGTATGAGGAGAAGGCGGCTGCCTATGACAAACTGGAGAAAACCAAGAACAGGCTCCAGCAGGAGCTGGATGACCTGGTCGTGGACTTGGACAACCAGCGGCAACTGGTATCCAATCTggaaaagaagcagaagaaattTGACCAG TTGTTAGCTGAGGAGAAGAACATCTCCTCCAAGTATGCGGATGAGAGAGAccgagctgaagcagaggccagggaaAAGGAGACAAAGGCTTTGTCTCTAGCCCGGGCCCTGGAGGAAGCCCTGGAAGCCAAAGAAGAGCTGGAGAGGACCAACAAGATGCTCAAAGCTGAGATGGAAGACCTGGTCAGCTCCAAGGATGATGTAGGCAAGAAC GTGCATGAACTGGAGAAGTCCAAGCGTGCCTTGGAGACCCAGATGGAAGAGATGAAAACccagctggaggagttggaggaTGAGCTGCAGGCCACTGAGGATGCCAAGCTGCGGCTAGAGGTCAACATGCAGGCCCTCAAGGGCCAGTTTGAACGCGATCTCCAGGCTCGGGATGAACAGAatgaggagaagaggaggcagcTACAGCGGCAG CTGCACGAGTATGAGACAGAACTGGAAGATGAACGGAAGCAGAGAGCTCTGGCGGCGGCAGCTAAGAAGAAGCTGGAAGGGGACCTAAAAGACCTAGAGCTCCAGGCTGACTCAGCCatcaaagggagggaggaagccatCAAGCAGCTTCGAAAACTGCAG GCTCAGATGAAGGACTTCCAAAGAGAGCTGGATGATGCCCGTGCCTCCAGGGATGAGATCTTTGCCACCTcaaaagagaatgagaagaaagccAAGAGTCTGGAGGCAGACCTCATGCAGCTCCAAGAG GACCTGGCAGCAGCTGAGAGAGCTCGCAAGCAAGCTGACCTGGAGAAGGAGGAGCTGGCCGAGGAGCTGGCTAGCAGCTTGTCAGGAAG GAATACACTGCAGGATGAGAAGCGCCGCCTGGAGGCAAGGATCGCCCAACtagaggaggagctggaggaagagcaGGGCAACATGGAGGCCATGAGTGATAGAGTacgcaaggccacactgcag GCTGAGCAACTGAGCAATGAGCTGGCCACAGAACGCAGCACGGCTCAGAAGAATGAGAGCGCACGGCAACAGCTGGAGCGCCAGAACAAGGAACTGCGAAGCAAGTTGCAGGAGGTAGAAGGTGCTGTCAAAGCCAAGCTCAAGTCCACTGTTGCGGCGCTGGAGGCCAAGATTGCACAGCTGGAGGAGCAGGTTGAACAGGAGGCCAG AGAGAAACAGGCGGCCACCAAGTCGCTGAAGCAAAAGgacaagaagctaaaggaggtCCTGCTGCAGGTGGAGGATGAGCGCAAGATGGCAGAGCAGTACAAGGAGCAG GCAGAGAAAGGAAACACCAAGGTCAAGCAGCTGAAGAGGCAgctggaagaggcagaggaggagtcCCAGCGCATCAACGCCAACCGCAGGAAGCTGCAGCGGGAGCTAGATGAGGCCACAGAGAGCAATGAGGCCATGGGCCGTGAGGTGAACGCCCTCAAGAGCAAACTCAG